One region of Roseovarius faecimaris genomic DNA includes:
- a CDS encoding YaiI/YqxD family protein: MAIYVDADACPVKAEVEKVGTRHRARMFIVSNGGIRPSQNPLVETVIVPDGPDVADMWIADRAGPGDVVITGDIPLAAKCVEAGARVLKHNGEALSAANIGNVLATRDLMADLRAADPFRQGGGKGFTKADRSRFLDALERELRRAGG, encoded by the coding sequence ATGGCGATTTATGTGGATGCCGATGCCTGCCCGGTGAAAGCCGAGGTTGAAAAGGTCGGCACGCGGCACCGGGCACGGATGTTCATCGTCTCCAATGGCGGCATTCGCCCCTCGCAGAACCCGCTGGTCGAGACGGTGATCGTGCCGGATGGCCCGGATGTGGCCGACATGTGGATCGCCGACCGGGCCGGGCCGGGCGATGTCGTGATCACCGGGGACATCCCGCTTGCCGCGAAATGCGTCGAGGCGGGCGCGCGGGTGCTCAAGCATAATGGCGAGGCGCTGAGCGCGGCCAATATCGGCAATGTGCTGGCGACGCGCGACCTGATGGCCGACCTGCGCGCCGCCGATCCCTTCCGGCAGGGCGGTGGAAAGGGGTTCACGAAGGCCGATCGCTCGCGCTTTCTGGATGCGCTGGAACGCGAACTGCGCCGGGCTGGAGGCTAA
- a CDS encoding DMT family transporter, producing MTAALQSQSNLHGAFCALGAAFCFSFNDLGIKLVSDAYAVHQVVLIRSLVGLVTFMALIMPFAGGWTVLRTRRPFIHMARGLCVVIANTCLFLGLASLPIADAVAIYFVAPLVVAVMSVIFLGEHVGPRRWLAIAVGFAGVLLIVKPGTTAFQLASLLPAIAACFYGALHILSRYIKDTESAATMAFYILVTFILVSASVGVAIGDGRYAGTGGPALEFLFRAWAPVAPGDWWVLIMLGVTGVAGGFLIGQAYRLSEAAYAAPFEYVAMLMAIFWGVTIFDTWPDAWSWAGMGLILGSGLFLLWRETIKQRRAV from the coding sequence ATGACCGCTGCGCTGCAATCCCAGAGCAACCTGCACGGCGCGTTCTGCGCCCTTGGAGCGGCGTTCTGCTTCAGCTTCAACGATCTGGGGATCAAGCTGGTCTCGGATGCCTATGCGGTGCATCAGGTGGTGCTGATCCGGTCGTTGGTGGGGCTTGTCACTTTCATGGCGCTGATCATGCCCTTTGCCGGGGGCTGGACGGTGCTGCGCACGCGGCGGCCGTTCATCCACATGGCGCGCGGGCTATGCGTGGTCATTGCCAATACCTGCCTTTTTCTCGGGCTGGCTTCGCTGCCTATCGCCGATGCGGTGGCGATCTATTTCGTAGCACCGCTGGTGGTGGCGGTGATGTCGGTGATCTTTCTGGGCGAACATGTGGGTCCTCGGCGCTGGCTGGCCATCGCGGTGGGCTTTGCCGGCGTGCTGCTGATCGTCAAGCCGGGCACGACGGCGTTTCAGCTGGCCTCGCTCCTGCCGGCGATTGCCGCCTGTTTCTACGGCGCTCTGCATATCCTGTCGCGCTATATCAAGGACACGGAAAGTGCGGCCACCATGGCCTTTTACATCCTGGTGACGTTCATCCTGGTCAGCGCCTCTGTCGGGGTGGCCATCGGTGACGGGCGCTATGCCGGGACCGGGGGGCCAGCGCTGGAGTTCCTGTTCCGGGCCTGGGCCCCGGTGGCCCCCGGAGACTGGTGGGTGCTGATCATGCTGGGTGTGACCGGCGTGGCGGGCGGGTTCCTCATCGGGCAGGCCTACCGGCTGAGCGAGGCGGCCTATGCGGCACCTTTCGAATATGTGGCGATGCTAATGGCCATCTTCTGGGGTGTCACGATCTTCGACACCTGGCCTGATGCATGGAGCTGGGCAGGCATGGGCCTGATCCTGGGCTCCGGGCTGTTCCTGCTGTGGCGTGAGACAATCAAGCAAAGGCGGGCGGTGTGA
- a CDS encoding HAD family hydrolase, translating to MTVEAVVLDIGNVLITWAPERVYHARLGAERSARFFKETQIHAMNLEVDRGLNLHDAVEALAADHPSWAADIRVWRDEWLSLASPAIDRSARLMRALQNKGVPVFALSNFGVETFEVARAAYPFLNEFDRSFISGHMGMIKPEPGLYAALEAETGVAPGALLFTDDRPENIEAAQARGWQTHLFDGADRWAQVLINAGLLTKDEAR from the coding sequence GTGACGGTTGAAGCGGTGGTTCTGGACATCGGCAATGTGCTGATCACCTGGGCACCGGAGCGGGTTTATCACGCGCGTCTGGGGGCCGAGAGGTCGGCAAGATTTTTCAAGGAGACGCAGATTCACGCGATGAACCTGGAGGTGGATCGCGGGCTGAACCTGCATGACGCGGTCGAGGCGCTGGCCGCCGATCACCCAAGCTGGGCGGCGGATATCCGGGTCTGGCGCGACGAATGGCTCAGCCTGGCCAGCCCGGCGATTGATCGCTCGGCGCGGCTGATGAGGGCCTTGCAGAACAAGGGCGTGCCGGTTTTCGCACTCAGCAATTTCGGGGTCGAAACCTTTGAAGTCGCCCGGGCGGCCTATCCTTTCCTGAATGAGTTCGACCGGTCCTTCATCTCGGGGCATATGGGGATGATCAAGCCGGAGCCGGGACTCTACGCCGCGCTCGAGGCGGAAACGGGTGTGGCGCCCGGCGCTCTTTTGTTCACCGATGACCGGCCGGAGAACATCGAGGCGGCCCAGGCGCGCGGCTGGCAAACACATCTGTTTGACGGCGCGGACAGATGGGCGCAAGTTCTGATAAACGCAGGATTGCTGACCAAGGATGAGGCACGATGA
- a CDS encoding ornithine cyclodeaminase family protein: MSITIIPFEEGEANLDWLALTNALEAGHRLQKAEIADTFLYRDPDTLLNRSAWIDGMGLAVKSATVFPGNPGKGKPMIGGAVSLFSDEDGSLEAIVDFHLVTKWKTAGDSLMAARRLARPDSQEILIVGAGTVGRNLWQAYSAGFPGARFTVWNRTAANAEAMAADCPGLKVADDLEAAVGAADIVTSATMSTEPLLKGEWFRPGQHIDLIGAYRPDMREVDDTAMRRARVFVDSYDTTLGHIGELRIPLETGVIAREDVQADFYEWAAFARHSDEEITLFKNGGGAHLDLMTSRYILDAWRAAA, encoded by the coding sequence ATGAGCATCACGATCATTCCCTTTGAAGAAGGGGAGGCCAATCTGGACTGGCTCGCCCTCACCAATGCGCTGGAGGCGGGGCACAGGCTGCAAAAGGCCGAGATTGCCGATACGTTTCTTTACCGCGATCCCGACACGCTTCTGAACCGGTCGGCCTGGATCGACGGGATGGGGCTGGCGGTGAAATCGGCCACGGTGTTTCCGGGCAACCCCGGCAAGGGCAAGCCGATGATCGGCGGCGCGGTGAGCCTGTTCAGTGACGAGGATGGCAGCCTTGAGGCGATTGTCGATTTCCATCTGGTGACGAAATGGAAGACAGCGGGCGACAGCCTGATGGCGGCGCGGCGCCTCGCCCGGCCCGACAGTCAGGAGATCCTGATCGTGGGCGCGGGTACGGTGGGCCGGAACCTGTGGCAGGCCTATTCAGCGGGCTTTCCGGGTGCGCGCTTTACCGTCTGGAACCGCACAGCGGCCAATGCCGAGGCGATGGCGGCGGATTGTCCGGGGCTGAAGGTGGCGGACGACCTGGAGGCCGCCGTGGGCGCGGCCGATATCGTCACATCGGCCACCATGTCGACCGAGCCGTTGCTGAAGGGCGAGTGGTTCCGGCCGGGCCAGCATATCGACCTGATCGGCGCCTATCGCCCGGACATGCGAGAGGTGGACGACACCGCCATGCGGCGCGCACGAGTCTTCGTCGACAGTTACGACACGACCCTTGGCCATATCGGTGAGTTGAGGATTCCGCTGGAAACAGGGGTGATCGCCCGCGAAGACGTGCAGGCGGATTTCTATGAGTGGGCTGCCTTTGCCCGCCACTCCGACGAAGAGATCACGCTGTTCAAGAATGGCGGCGGCGCGCATCTGGACCTGATGACGTCGCGCTATATCCTCGACGCCTGGAGGGCAGCGGCATGA
- a CDS encoding alpha/beta fold hydrolase encodes MIWWILLFLLLAVVAAVIIWPFWLEARKPKMTDELRRAAPGEFIKLSRGLTHYQWLGSSRGPVAVCVHGLTTPSFVWGPIAAGLGKLGFRVLVYDLYGRGYSDRPRGPQDGPFFVAQLADLLEALEVEEDVTLVGYSMGGAVITAFAGTYPEKLRQMVLLAPAGMGHDLGPIVRLVQQRPWLGRWMMLALYGRSLRQSTEEERDLPSAVEGIVDLQQNEINYRGFIPAVTASMRGMIEEDLEETHREIGREGIQVLAIWGRDDEVIPISAMGKLAQWNRAARHEVIEGAGHGLAYTHSDEVLYAMRDLMRD; translated from the coding sequence ATGATCTGGTGGATATTGCTGTTTCTGCTTCTGGCGGTGGTTGCGGCGGTGATCATCTGGCCGTTCTGGCTGGAGGCGCGCAAGCCGAAGATGACCGATGAGCTGCGCCGGGCGGCGCCGGGCGAGTTCATCAAGCTTTCGCGCGGGCTCACGCATTATCAGTGGCTTGGCTCGTCGCGCGGGCCGGTGGCCGTCTGTGTGCATGGTCTGACCACGCCCTCTTTTGTCTGGGGTCCGATTGCCGCCGGGCTGGGCAAGCTTGGGTTTCGCGTACTGGTCTATGACCTTTACGGGCGCGGCTATTCCGACCGCCCGCGCGGGCCGCAGGACGGGCCGTTCTTCGTGGCGCAGCTCGCTGATCTGCTGGAGGCGCTGGAGGTCGAGGAGGACGTGACGCTTGTCGGGTATTCCATGGGCGGCGCGGTCATCACGGCCTTTGCGGGCACCTATCCAGAGAAGCTGCGGCAGATGGTTCTGCTGGCTCCGGCGGGGATGGGCCATGACCTTGGCCCGATCGTGCGGCTGGTGCAGCAGCGCCCCTGGCTGGGCCGGTGGATGATGCTGGCGCTCTATGGCCGCTCCCTGCGGCAATCGACCGAGGAAGAGCGCGATCTGCCTTCGGCGGTGGAGGGTATTGTCGATCTGCAGCAGAACGAAATCAATTACCGCGGCTTCATTCCGGCGGTGACCGCCTCGATGCGGGGCATGATCGAAGAAGACCTGGAGGAGACGCATCGCGAGATCGGGCGCGAGGGCATTCAGGTGCTGGCGATCTGGGGGCGCGACGATGAGGTGATCCCGATCAGCGCGATGGGCAAACTTGCGCAATGGAACCGCGCGGCACGTCACGAGGTGATCGAGGGCGCCGGACACGGGCTGGCCTATACGCATTCCGATGAGGTGCTGTATGCGATGCGGGACCTGATGCGGGATTGA
- a CDS encoding PIN domain-containing protein: MNLFIDANIFLDFYHLSGGDIEELKKLVALVENGDIVLFSSPQLREEVKRNRDAKISDAMRDFRKTSFKLSFPAFCKHYDEYEELRAHINDANKKHAELVQKAMDDVKGRCLAADLLIDNLLGKSQEIEPAKELYDAAIKRFRLGNPPGKKKVTLGDEINWESLLAGVPDNQDLMFISGDGDFCSPIDGDALNAFLLDEWEEKKESDIHFYKSLSDFLKDKFPHIHLASDVKTATLVEQLAQSGSFATTHAVIASLSKVTDFPVHQIEELVSIAELNNQVGWIIDDDDVMEFYKGILGKYGDAMNTASKEKLEEILTLVEASPDPIPDEIPF; this comes from the coding sequence ATGAACCTGTTCATTGATGCCAACATATTCTTAGATTTTTACCACCTCAGTGGCGGCGACATTGAAGAACTGAAGAAACTCGTGGCGTTGGTCGAAAACGGCGACATTGTTTTGTTCTCGTCACCTCAACTCCGAGAAGAGGTCAAGCGCAACCGCGATGCTAAAATATCTGACGCGATGCGGGATTTCAGGAAGACCAGCTTTAAGCTTTCGTTCCCTGCCTTTTGTAAGCACTACGATGAATACGAAGAGCTACGCGCGCACATCAACGATGCGAACAAAAAGCACGCCGAGTTGGTTCAAAAGGCGATGGACGATGTGAAAGGCCGCTGTCTCGCCGCTGATTTGCTGATTGATAACCTACTTGGGAAGTCACAGGAAATTGAACCCGCGAAGGAACTATATGATGCTGCGATCAAGCGGTTTCGGCTTGGTAATCCACCGGGGAAAAAGAAGGTTACACTTGGCGATGAAATCAATTGGGAGTCTTTGCTTGCGGGTGTTCCTGACAATCAAGACCTCATGTTCATCTCAGGAGACGGAGATTTCTGTTCACCAATTGATGGCGATGCTCTGAACGCATTCCTTTTAGATGAATGGGAGGAAAAGAAGGAGTCTGACATTCATTTTTACAAGTCGCTGTCTGACTTCCTGAAGGACAAGTTCCCGCATATCCACCTCGCCAGCGACGTAAAGACTGCCACTCTCGTCGAACAATTAGCACAGTCTGGCTCATTTGCGACTACACACGCCGTTATCGCCTCTTTGAGCAAGGTCACTGATTTTCCGGTGCATCAGATTGAAGAGTTGGTCAGCATTGCAGAACTGAACAATCAGGTTGGGTGGATAATCGACGACGATGACGTCATGGAATTCTACAAAGGAATCTTGGGTAAGTACGGCGATGCAATGAATACTGCCTCGAAAGAGAAGTTGGAGGAAATACTAACGCTGGTGGAGGCGTCGCCTGACCCAATCCCCGATGAAATTCCGTTTTAG
- a CDS encoding MFS transporter, translated as MQKTAPLFTPVLIVGCVIILVSFAVRSAFGVFQIPIAEEFGWLRAEFSMAIAIQNLAWGIGQPFFGAIAERIGDRKAIFLGALLYAAGLILSSFAVTPEAHQMLEILVGFGIAGTGFGVILAVVGRASSDENRSMSLAIATAAGSGGQIFGPPLAEFMLTQMSWQAVFVIFAGLILSLLLLLPMMRAPKLASRSELEQSMGETLYRAFRDPSFTLIFLGFFSCGYQLGFITAHFPAFVTEMCGPIAAGSLLHGLGITTTSALGAVAISVIGLTNIGGALLAGYLGKTYSKKYLLASIYTGRTLVAAAFILTPITPASVLLFSAAMGALWLATIPLTSGLIAHIYGLRYMGTLYGIVFFSHQLGSFMGVWLGGRMYDAFGDYTMVWWIGVGVGAFSAIVHLPVKEDRGEAMQTA; from the coding sequence ATGCAGAAAACCGCCCCACTCTTCACGCCGGTTCTGATTGTCGGCTGTGTGATTATCCTGGTGTCCTTTGCGGTGCGCTCGGCCTTCGGGGTGTTCCAGATCCCCATTGCCGAAGAGTTCGGCTGGCTCCGGGCAGAGTTTTCCATGGCCATCGCCATCCAGAACCTCGCCTGGGGCATCGGGCAGCCCTTCTTTGGCGCCATTGCCGAGCGGATCGGCGACCGCAAGGCGATTTTCCTCGGGGCGCTCCTTTATGCGGCGGGGCTGATCCTGTCGTCTTTCGCCGTGACCCCGGAGGCGCATCAGATGCTCGAAATCCTCGTAGGTTTCGGCATTGCAGGCACCGGCTTTGGCGTGATCCTCGCCGTGGTGGGCCGTGCCAGCAGTGACGAGAACCGCTCGATGAGCCTCGCCATTGCCACCGCCGCAGGCTCGGGTGGGCAAATCTTTGGGCCTCCTCTGGCGGAATTCATGCTCACCCAAATGAGTTGGCAGGCGGTGTTTGTCATCTTCGCGGGGCTGATCCTTTCGCTTCTGCTGCTTCTGCCGATGATGCGTGCGCCCAAGCTTGCCAGCCGCTCGGAACTGGAGCAGAGCATGGGCGAGACGCTCTACCGCGCCTTTCGCGACCCCTCCTTTACGCTGATCTTCCTCGGCTTTTTCTCCTGCGGGTATCAGCTTGGCTTCATCACGGCGCATTTCCCGGCCTTCGTGACCGAGATGTGCGGCCCCATCGCAGCAGGAAGCCTGTTGCACGGGCTGGGGATCACCACCACCTCGGCCTTGGGCGCCGTGGCCATTTCTGTGATTGGACTGACCAATATCGGGGGCGCGCTTCTGGCAGGTTATCTCGGCAAGACATATTCCAAGAAATACCTGCTCGCGTCGATCTATACCGGTCGCACTCTGGTCGCTGCGGCCTTCATCCTCACGCCGATCACGCCTGCATCCGTGCTGCTGTTTTCCGCCGCCATGGGCGCGCTCTGGCTGGCAACAATTCCACTGACATCCGGCCTCATCGCCCATATTTACGGGCTGCGCTATATGGGCACGCTGTATGGCATCGTGTTTTTCAGCCACCAGCTTGGCAGTTTCATGGGCGTCTGGCTAGGCGGTCGGATGTATGATGCGTTTGGCGATTACACGATGGTGTGGTGGATCGGCGTGGGCGTCGGCGCCTTCAGCGCCATCGTGCACCTGCCGGTGAAGGAAGATCGCGGAGAGGCGATGCAGACGGCTTAG
- the zapE gene encoding cell division protein ZapE, translated as MDTLPTLYARAVADGALTRDAAQEAVLPEFERIRAGLAAPVKSGWFRKAPEPPKGLYLWGGVGRGKSMLMDMFVDSLDVPNRRVHFHAFMQEIHKGMHTARQNGVEDALAPVAAEVAKSVRLLAFDEMQITDITDAMIVGRLFEALFAAGVVVVTTSNRVPDDLYKNGLNRQLFLPFIALLEDRMVVHEMVSPTDYRQDKLAGSPSYFTPINDNARAQIEAVWQDLTGGQAAPLPLIVNKREVMIPGFHNGVARASFYDLCGKPLGPADYLALAEAARVLVLENIPQLGRSNFNEAKRFVTLIDALYEAKVRLICSAAAAPEFLYVEGEGTFEFERTASRLREMQSEEWGAI; from the coding sequence ATGGACACGCTGCCCACCCTTTACGCCCGTGCCGTGGCCGATGGCGCCCTGACCCGTGATGCCGCGCAGGAGGCGGTTTTGCCGGAGTTCGAACGCATCCGCGCAGGGCTGGCGGCGCCGGTCAAGTCGGGCTGGTTCCGCAAGGCGCCGGAGCCGCCGAAAGGGTTGTACCTTTGGGGCGGGGTCGGGCGCGGCAAGTCCATGCTGATGGATATGTTCGTCGACAGCCTTGATGTGCCCAACCGGCGGGTGCATTTCCATGCCTTCATGCAGGAGATCCACAAGGGCATGCACACCGCGCGGCAAAATGGCGTGGAGGATGCGCTGGCCCCGGTGGCGGCGGAGGTGGCAAAGAGCGTCAGGCTTCTGGCCTTTGACGAGATGCAGATCACCGATATTACCGATGCGATGATCGTGGGGCGGCTGTTCGAGGCGCTGTTTGCGGCAGGCGTTGTGGTGGTGACGACGTCGAACCGGGTGCCGGACGATCTCTACAAAAACGGGCTGAACCGGCAGCTTTTCCTGCCTTTCATCGCGCTGCTGGAAGATCGGATGGTGGTGCATGAGATGGTCAGCCCCACCGATTACCGGCAGGACAAGCTGGCCGGCAGCCCGAGCTATTTCACGCCCATCAACGACAATGCGCGGGCGCAGATCGAGGCGGTCTGGCAGGATCTGACAGGCGGGCAGGCCGCCCCCCTGCCGCTGATCGTCAACAAGCGCGAGGTCATGATCCCGGGCTTTCACAATGGCGTCGCGCGGGCCAGCTTTTATGATCTTTGCGGCAAGCCGCTGGGCCCGGCGGATTACCTGGCGCTGGCCGAGGCCGCCCGGGTGCTGGTGCTGGAGAACATCCCGCAGCTTGGCCGGTCAAATTTCAACGAGGCCAAACGATTTGTCACCCTGATCGACGCGCTTTACGAGGCGAAGGTGCGGCTGATCTGTTCTGCCGCTGCGGCGCCCGAATTCCTCTATGTCGAAGGCGAGGGCACGTTCGAATTTGAACGCACCGCGAGCCGGTTGCGGGAGATGCAATCGGAAGAGTGGGGCGCGATCTGA
- a CDS encoding alpha/beta fold hydrolase: protein MPRIEVNGTVLNVTHLPQRRGQGGTPLLFVHGLAASSAFWYMAGAPLLARLGDCLLYDLRGHGKSAVPDDGFGVTTMANDLLGLMDQLELPRVHLVAHSFGGMISLLAALKAPERVASLILADVRVRPLQQKLDLPVRKIPPRLAERLEKIGVEMQSISDQDDGIDYLKTVARIQLAAGEEANELLREIYHHPQLFRNRKTAEKWIALTERASFVEDLKHGESFTARDLKALTQPMLVMYGTRSTTGPSAQAISRLCRNSILHPVPDVGHFFPMTQPRLFLRPAARFLRAVNAGRSSFPKTVGPLSRD from the coding sequence ATGCCCCGTATCGAGGTCAATGGGACAGTGCTCAATGTCACCCACCTGCCGCAGCGGCGCGGGCAGGGGGGGACGCCTTTGCTGTTCGTGCACGGGCTCGCCGCGTCTTCGGCCTTCTGGTACATGGCCGGCGCGCCGCTTCTGGCGCGTCTGGGGGATTGCCTGCTTTATGATCTGCGCGGCCACGGCAAAAGTGCCGTGCCCGATGACGGGTTCGGCGTGACGACGATGGCGAATGACCTGCTTGGCCTTATGGATCAGCTCGAGCTGCCCCGCGTGCATCTGGTGGCGCACAGCTTCGGCGGCATGATCTCGCTTCTGGCCGCTCTGAAGGCGCCCGAGCGGGTGGCGTCGCTGATCCTGGCCGATGTCCGCGTGCGCCCGCTACAACAGAAACTGGATCTTCCCGTCCGCAAGATCCCGCCGCGTCTGGCCGAACGGCTGGAAAAGATCGGCGTCGAGATGCAAAGCATTTCGGATCAGGATGACGGGATCGACTATCTCAAGACCGTCGCTAGGATCCAGCTTGCCGCGGGCGAGGAGGCCAATGAGCTTCTGCGTGAGATCTACCATCACCCGCAACTTTTCCGAAACCGCAAGACCGCCGAGAAATGGATCGCCCTGACCGAACGCGCCTCTTTCGTCGAGGACCTCAAACATGGCGAAAGCTTTACCGCGCGTGACCTCAAGGCGCTGACCCAGCCGATGCTGGTGATGTATGGCACGCGCTCCACCACCGGCCCTTCCGCGCAGGCGATCAGTCGGCTTTGCCGCAACTCGATCCTGCATCCTGTCCCCGATGTGGGCCATTTCTTTCCGATGACACAGCCGCGCCTCTTTCTCAGACCCGCTGCCCGTTTCCTGCGCGCGGTCAATGCCGGGCGCAGCTCGTTCCCCAAAACTGTCGGACCGTTGAGCCGGGACTGA
- a CDS encoding alkaline phosphatase family protein: MPKTLLIGLDGATFTVLQPFLDGSCEEGVVMPFLADLIEGGYSAVLKSTNHPLTPPAWTSVCTGRTPGHHGIYDFVRFEDMGNEMFFTLYDARDIRTETLWNVAGRAGKTVVSLNFPMMAPPEEVNGALVPGFVSWKHLRRNTYPDTLFDRIKQIDGFDPKELSWDFERESQIGEAMPDDELFTWVDRHLPRDKQWFNIGKHLLEEDGPDLFALMLDGTDKIQHQAWHLLDPAEWDPASGESRQRVRALVVEYFRQVDGYLRGLHEAAGDDCHMVIVSDHGFTGSTKVVRVNKYLESKGYLKYRPHDGSDAAKRRDMANFANLDWEVSRAFCPTPSSNGIVIRKQTMQNPNGVAEDEYEWFRDKLIADLLAMTDPETGEKVIAEVLKREDAFPGEAMENAPDLTLILCDHGFVSVRNLEPQVITRPVPIGTHHPDGIFIMSGPGVQAKRGEVMSIVDTTAVVAHAMGMDIPEEFEGHVPQDLYTADWLADHPVRIAGHTDAGAAPKAHATDEDISDDQREEMLAQLRLLGYLED; this comes from the coding sequence ATGCCCAAGACGCTTCTCATCGGTCTCGATGGCGCCACCTTTACCGTATTGCAGCCCTTTCTCGACGGCTCCTGCGAGGAAGGTGTCGTCATGCCGTTCCTCGCGGACCTGATCGAAGGCGGCTATTCGGCCGTGCTGAAATCCACCAATCACCCGCTGACCCCGCCCGCCTGGACCTCGGTCTGCACCGGCCGCACGCCCGGACATCACGGCATCTATGACTTTGTCCGTTTCGAGGACATGGGCAACGAGATGTTCTTCACCCTCTACGACGCGCGCGACATTCGCACCGAAACGCTGTGGAACGTCGCGGGTCGCGCGGGCAAGACGGTCGTGTCGCTGAACTTCCCGATGATGGCCCCGCCCGAAGAGGTCAACGGCGCGCTCGTGCCCGGCTTCGTGTCGTGGAAACACCTGCGCCGCAACACTTATCCCGATACACTCTTTGACCGGATCAAGCAGATCGACGGGTTCGATCCGAAAGAGCTGAGCTGGGATTTCGAGCGCGAGAGCCAGATCGGCGAAGCGATGCCCGATGATGAACTGTTCACCTGGGTCGACCGCCACCTGCCCCGTGACAAGCAATGGTTCAACATCGGCAAGCACCTGCTGGAAGAGGACGGCCCCGATCTCTTCGCGCTGATGCTGGACGGCACCGACAAGATCCAGCACCAGGCCTGGCATCTGCTCGACCCCGCCGAATGGGATCCGGCCTCCGGAGAAAGCCGCCAACGCGTCCGCGCGCTGGTGGTGGAGTATTTCCGGCAGGTCGATGGCTATCTCAGGGGGCTGCATGAGGCCGCCGGGGATGATTGTCATATGGTCATCGTTTCCGACCACGGCTTCACCGGCTCGACCAAGGTCGTTCGCGTCAACAAGTACCTGGAATCGAAGGGCTATCTCAAGTATCGCCCGCATGACGGTTCTGACGCTGCCAAGCGCCGCGACATGGCCAATTTCGCCAATCTCGACTGGGAGGTGAGCCGCGCCTTCTGTCCGACGCCTTCCTCCAACGGGATCGTCATCCGCAAACAGACGATGCAGAACCCCAACGGCGTGGCCGAGGATGAGTACGAGTGGTTCCGCGACAAGCTGATCGCCGACCTTCTGGCCATGACCGACCCCGAAACCGGCGAGAAGGTCATCGCCGAGGTGCTCAAGCGCGAAGATGCCTTCCCAGGTGAGGCGATGGAAAACGCGCCTGACCTGACGCTGATCCTTTGCGATCACGGGTTCGTCTCCGTGCGCAACCTTGAGCCGCAGGTGATCACCCGCCCCGTGCCCATCGGTACCCACCACCCGGATGGCATTTTCATCATGTCCGGCCCCGGCGTGCAGGCCAAACGCGGCGAGGTCATGTCGATCGTCGACACGACAGCGGTTGTGGCCCATGCGATGGGCATGGACATCCCCGAAGAGTTTGAGGGCCACGTGCCGCAGGATCTCTATACCGCCGATTGGCTTGCCGATCATCCGGTGCGCATCGCCGGCCATACCGACGCGGGTGCCGCTCCCAAGGCCCACGCGACGGACGAGGATATCTCGGACGACCAGCGCGAGGAAATGCTGGCCCAGCTGCGGCTTCTGGGCTACCTCGAAGACTGA
- a CDS encoding acyl carrier protein codes for MTANTIEETVISTLEAFIQDWGLDAEITPETTIVEDLEFDSIDVIQFTVELDKAFGNRKIGFQELLMKDGRYVDDLSVAEFASFLQGKLATA; via the coding sequence ATGACCGCGAATACAATAGAAGAAACGGTGATCAGCACCCTTGAGGCGTTCATCCAGGATTGGGGTCTCGATGCCGAGATCACCCCCGAGACAACGATTGTCGAAGACCTCGAATTCGATTCCATCGACGTGATCCAGTTCACCGTTGAGCTCGACAAGGCGTTCGGGAACCGCAAGATCGGCTTTCAGGAGCTGTTGATGAAAGACGGCCGCTATGTCGACGATCTTTCAGTGGCCGAATTTGCCAGCTTCCTGCAAGGCAAGCTCGCCACCGCCTGA